The Manduca sexta isolate Smith_Timp_Sample1 chromosome 3, JHU_Msex_v1.0, whole genome shotgun sequence DNA window CTTCTAATACAAAGATTTATCGATCACATCACCAACggaaagaaacaataatataagtGAATAGGAGTGTGTGTGTCGCGTTCACTTGGCGTCGATGCACTCCGGGGGGTGTTGCGCGTGCTGGTTGTGTGAGGCGTGTGtggcgtgcggcgcgtgcgagccgtgcggcgcgtgcgcggcgtgcggcggCTTGCTGCCCGGGAAGGCGGGCGCGAAGCCGGGCGGCAGCGGGATGCCGAAGAGCGCCCCAACCCTACCCCGCGGCGGCCGCGCCGGCGCCCGCGCTCGCGCGCCCCACTGCAGCGCCGGCAGCTTGCCGACGCCGACGCCCAGCTGGTTGAAGCGCGCGAACAGTTCCTGCTGCTGCGGCGTGAGCGCGGCGTTGGAGGAGCAGCAGCTGGCTCTGCACCGACTTGCCGAAGTTCACCGACGTCGACATGATCGCCGGGTCCATCTGCGTCCAGTCTGAGAACATGGCGTTGTTCGAGTTGTAACCTGGAATGTTACCGTCGCGTCACTCTCACGCTACCCGTTGCGCGTCTATTGTGATTTGTGACCaacattatcattatattgcgaaaattcttaaaaactaattaaaaccaCACACACtccaaaatattatagtacCATTATATATCACAACggataattacaaatatatattccaAAATGTTTGATTTCGTATGATATTCGTTgaacatatttaatatactgTATGATGCTAATAAATAAGTGTATGTGGcttgcattaaatataaaaactatacagTCTGATTAAGGTAAGCACTGATACGAAAGCGACACGAGGTGCAGACATTACAGGAGCGAAATGTACTTTCATAGTAGCTAGCAAAAGCTACTTATTCCTCGAAAGTATACCTTCAAATATAGTgacatattatttgtaaatattggtATGTACCTTGGTGGTGTGTCTGTTGACGCGGCACGCCGAGCCCGAATGAGTTCATGTGACTGAACCCGGGGGGTGCCAGGCGGGAGCGACGCACGCGATCCATGTTATCACTGGAACCGTCAACACATTACTAAATACGACATAATTAACGTGGAAAAATAGTTATAGAGGAGGgtattggaaatattttgaaccctaattaaaacaaaatacggtACACGTGGTGAAAGTCTGATACAGTAATTTGACGGCTAGTCGCGTTCCACAGCTAATCAGCATACAGTATATACTAATTAAGTAATAGGTGCAAATCCAGAGTTCCGGCGTATCGTGAACGCGGTATCAACGatatatgaaacaaatattgGATAAGTTTAAAGAAGCATGCTCGCGGGCGCTTTACAGCATACACTAATAATAGCTATCCGTTTATTTTCTCACTCTACTATCTCAATATATGTACACCAGGCAGATCGACATAATTATTGTCATACATCTTAAAACACATTTGCATTGTTGATATAATTGAACTACATTGTATTCACAATGAAGTAATGTATTCaatttgtcatataaaaatatgattgaaGAAATAGTCTACCCGCTAGAAACTGCATTCTGCATCATTTCCGTTTCCATGAGTTCTGCGAAGGCCTTCTGCGTCTCCTTGAAGGGGTCGAAGTCGAGGTCGTCGTCGCCGTcgcccgccgcccgcccgcCTGACTCCGCGCCACGGAAGTTGTTCATTCTGGAACGTTATTGTACCTCAATAAACTCACTGTGCCAACGTCATTACGATTTGAAACCGACAATTATACGAGATTtgcacataaatatcattttattaagattatgtaaacgaaaacaaactttttataatctatagcaaattaactgctcctcaactgagttttccgtaaaatcttttaatgtacgtttgagaatgccatttatattaagtagcctgttaaatttaagtaggcctcagacaaCTCGGTTGGTTGAGAATcgtttgagtattcgggcgTTGATCTTGTATGTAAgagaacaaaattaatattaagttggTAGTAAGATATATTACATCCATCCAAAAAGCGATTACAATATGCAAGGTATTAATCCCagcatagtagcccacgtaagtggcATGTTGAGATCATAATCATGTCGATGGAAGCGGGATAATCATCTCGTCGATCAATATACACCAATACTCTACACATGGCACCCAACTTACCATCGATTGAAATAAATCGCAAAATCCACGATTGCAAAACACGCTACTTCTCAGATGTTAGTCTTTAACATCAGATCCTTATTTGTGTTGGACATAGAGATAGGCTCATTGATCCAAAGTAAGCATTTTATCTATACTTTTGGGTATCTACCCATAAAGTATTTGAGGTAGACTTATGTTTGCGAATGTATATCGAGTTTTAACCCAAGAAACACATTCATACCTGTTGGTTTGTCCCTGTACAGTCGCATTAAGTATTACCTCATGATCGATATAGTAACAGTGGGTACCTCTGCTTGTGTTCCATCTCGAGTCGCTCGGCGCTGAGCACGTTGTGCGGCAGCGGCTGGTGGTCGAGGTAGCGGCGCTCgtccgcgcccgcgcccgcgcctgcACTCGCCCCCGCGCCCGTCCGTGACTGCAGCCGCATCTGCTGCGCCTTGTGGAAGTCCATGAAGAACTTGTCCATACTCTCCGCTAGGTACCGACCTTCGCTCTGTACACACATCATACGTACCATTCATTGTAGAAATAACATTAAAGATTAATATAACGTAATACATATAACCAggcctttttatttcttttttgcgGGCACATTCATTCTCGATAGTTGTAagccatatttttttgtaccctcccttcctgtactttttaatggcaattttttagatattttcgaaatttcctTTGGGGACCCCTGGGTGCCCCCACAAAAAGCCCTGTATATAACTAGGATTCAGATATGTAATACTGTagctgtattttttaaataattatttaaaatgttacattcTGATTAGTGCACGAATATTGCACTTggagaaatataaaaagaaaacagtttTAATAGTGTAAAGCTTATgaggtaaataaattttagtataaCTAGACTGATTTAAAATAACCTGTCACATTTCATCACAAGACTACAAacttttactttcaaataaaattataatgattattaatgattaaaataagtttaatgtataattttggacttaaacttatttttagagCAACAAACGCGTCTTTCAACACATACTCCACGAACATTAGATATGTATAAACtactaaaactattttcgaCAAAAACTTAACAGTATATTACAATCATGTCATTAATAAGATAACTTCACTAGTGTTGTTACTTAactacgtaaaaatattatagataacatTATGACTTTGAGACACTTAAAGGTGACTTTTGAGAAATTCGATAATCAAGTGCGACAGCTTTGATTTATTAGTTTGAAGTATGTTTTTGTGGTTTAGTTCAGTATTGCTTATTGTTGCTGCCAATATCATTACTATATGACTAGCACAGTCAATATGCGTGTAGCAAACGTTCTACGAGTAAGTATTTGTCATGCAGCATTGTTGATGCAAACACTGCCATTTGAGTCCACTacatttgcaattttaattaattaaattcgaaGATTAGtctggtataaaataaaatgttaatttaagaGGCTATGGCAGGTCGACGGACAAGGGTCATATTAATAAGTGCAACTCAATTTCGTTCTGAAGTACGATATCAGCTCGTCAAATGAAAGTCAGCATCTTATGATTGTTGCTTTGAAACAGTGGAACCATTTTTAAACGAGAAGATtattgctatttaataaacagacaAAAACTTCTCAAATAATATCCTAAGTCATAGCATATTATGatggattttgacagctgagttttgttCATTAAAGAAGGCCGACTCGACTGAGTAAAAGCTCTCAAATGACACCTTAAgctttgctttaattttaaattaaatgtctacttgagattctactcaaagttgagattAATTTACTAATACGGCCCTATTTTAGAATCTCAGCTCACAGATTCCAACTATTTAAGTCAAAAATACGACAACCAAACGGCACTCACATTAGACTGTGGCGCGTCGAAACCATTAACGAGCTGTTGCTGCGGCTGTGACACGTGCTGGTTGTGTTGGCTGTGCTGGTTGTGCTGGTTGTGCTGATTGTGCAGCACGAAACCGCCCATGTTCAGACCCAGCGAACCCTCCACGCGCATGCCGAACGGTGGCAGCATTGAAGGGTTCGGATGGAAATTAGCACCTGAAACGCAAAGCTATcgatataatacaaattaataagaGATGATAGACCATGGATCTCCTGAGAAAATAGgtttaaacataaaagaaatgttatttAGTCCTGACCTGAGATTATGCTAAAATCGAAACCGTAACGAGATTAACACGCATATTCTAAGACTTTTCCTCGAAAATTTTTCAACCTTATCACAATCGAGGTTACGTTCAGAATTAATTCAAGGAATCCTCGAAAATGGTGTTCTTAGTTAGTTTGAGTTAGTTTGAGCTATTCTTGAGGTTCCTCTTTGAGAAATCTTGAGGAATATCTTCGGGATATTCGTATGGAGTATCGTACAAGTATTGCAGGAACCATTGGAAATCCATTTTTAACACACTTGAAATAATATCAGAATACAGTAATCAGATTGTAACACTGTTTACAAAGCTAATAACTTTCCTCGAGTATTCCTTAAGGTAAGTGGCGAGATACCTTGAATTTGAAAGTTGATTCCTTTCCTCGAGAAAGGAAAAGTGTTGAGTGACGCTGAGTGGACGAGATTTTTTTAACTAAGAATATAAATTGCCTCCAGTGAGGTTGAGTGGAGTCGAGGAATTTTCGAGGAAACGTCTCAGAATACTAATTAGTGTCCTATTAATTGATgtcagttattttattaagaaattagaGCGCACTGGCAAATGAACCATGCCATGGCGGTACTTTAGGACGATCTTACCTAATAATTCACTAGCAGACTCGAGTCCTATACTAGACGAGGGCATATAATGTTTAGGTTCGACCATAACATTTATCTGTCTCGCCAACAACTCGTTTTGTCTCATCAACATTTCACTCTGACTGCGTTCCCTCAGGAGCAATTCCTTCTGGTCCATCATACCTTGGTTAATTTGACTAATCTGTCTATCATTTGCTAAATAACTCATATCTCTGTCTAACAGTCCGTACCCGTTTAATATAGGGCTTTTCATTTGCGGCATCAAATGATTGTTGTCCACTAGGCCGGCCAACATTTCTCTATGCCTCTGCATCATCATGACCTCATTGTTCGCGTCGTTTAACAGGTTATGCGTGTTGTCGTCGTCCAACAGGCTGTGATCGCTATTGTCTAACAGGTCGTGGTTCTCCAACAAACTATGTCTATCAGACTCCAGTTCGTCCAATTCGTTTGATAAGTAATTCTGTTGCGTGTCGTTCTCGAACACCGATGAGCTCTGCGTCTGTCCACTGTACGTATCAACTATTTCTTCACAATTATTATCATTACTAATACTATTGCTAGACTTCTGTTTGGATTTATCACTTTTGTTCTTCTTTGTCTGGCCATTTGTGCTATTTGTATCCCTGTTTGATTTCGTTTTATTGCTTTCCGTGTGTGTGTCTTTACTATTTTTCGTTTGAGCCTGTTGTGTGTTCGTTTGTAATTGTGTGGGACTGGAAGATTCTGATGTGCCGTTTTCTTGTGACTTAACtgaaatggaaaatatactttattgtttCC harbors:
- the LOC115443814 gene encoding putative uncharacterized protein DDB_G0293878 isoform X5, producing MSVLNQSGEEQVECPLCMEPLEVDDLHFYPCTCGYQICRFCWNRIREGENGLCPACRKAYPENPADFIPLSQEQVAAIKTEKKAREQKRRNKTLESRRALANVRVVQNNLVFVVGLPVRLADPEILKRQEYFGKYGKIHKVVINQSTAYAGSQGPSASAYVTYVSPADALRAIQGVNNVTLDGRVLKGSLGTTKYCANFMKNQPCPKPDCMYLHELGDPKASFTKEEMHAGLHQVYERKLHNQLLAAQRDKPDDKHSNSSGNSSTNAEKSSSKDGNQTNFIPTTVVTSSHINIVNSNSGSGNSNGVGSGSSSSGSSSGKEAWPSLGSSPPSDSPARKQSSPKPHNSTVKSQENGTSESSSPTQLQTNTQQAQTKNSKDTHTESNKTKSNRDTNSTNGQTKKNKSDKSKQKSSNSISNDNNCEEIVDTYSGQTQSSSVFENDTQQNYLSNELDELESDRHSLLENHDLLDNSDHSLLDDDNTHNLLNDANNEVMMMQRHREMLAGLVDNNHLMPQMKSPILNGYGLLDRDMSYLANDRQISQINQGMMDQKELLLRERSQSEMLMRQNELLARQINVMVEPKHYMPSSSIGLESASELLGANFHPNPSMLPPFGMRVEGSLGLNMGGFVLHNQHNQHNQHSQHNQHVSQPQQQLVNGFDAPQSNSEGRYLAESMDKFFMDFHKAQQMRLQSRTGAGASAGAGAGADERRYLDHQPLPHNVLSAERLEMEHKQRMNNFRGAESGGRAAGDGDDDLDFDPFKETQKAFAELMETEMMQNAVSSGDNMDRVRRSRLAPPGFSHMNSFGLGVPRQQTHHQGYNSNNAMFSDWTQMDPAIMSTSVNFGKSVQSQLLLLQRRAHAAAAGTVRALQPAGRRRRQAAGAAVGRASAGAGAAAAG
- the LOC115443814 gene encoding putative uncharacterized protein DDB_G0293878 isoform X1; its protein translation is MSVLNQSGEEQVECPLCMEPLEVDDLHFYPCTCGYQICRFCWNRIREGENGLCPACRKAYPENPADFIPLSQEQVAAIKTEKKAREQKRRNKTLESRRALANVRVVQNNLVFVVGLPVRLADPEILKRQEYFGKYGKIHKVVINQSTAYAGSQRCPPPQGPSASAYVTYVSPADALRAIQGVNNVTLDGRVLKGSLGTTKYCANFMKNQPCPKPDCMYLHELGDPKASFTKEEMHAGLHQVYERKLHNQLLAAQRDKPDDKHSNSSGNSSTNAEKSSSKDGNQTNFIPTTVVTSSHINIVNSKSKKECVNGSSGSGNSNGVGSGSSSSGSSSGKEAWPSLGSSPPSDSPARKQSSPKPHNSTVKSQENGTSESSSPTQLQTNTQQAQTKNSKDTHTESNKTKSNRDTNSTNGQTKKNKSDKSKQKSSNSISNDNNCEEIVDTYSGQTQSSSVFENDTQQNYLSNELDELESDRHSLLENHDLLDNSDHSLLDDDNTHNLLNDANNEVMMMQRHREMLAGLVDNNHLMPQMKSPILNGYGLLDRDMSYLANDRQISQINQGMMDQKELLLRERSQSEMLMRQNELLARQINVMVEPKHYMPSSSIGLESASELLGANFHPNPSMLPPFGMRVEGSLGLNMGGFVLHNQHNQHNQHSQHNQHVSQPQQQLVNGFDAPQSNSEGRYLAESMDKFFMDFHKAQQMRLQSRTGAGASAGAGAGADERRYLDHQPLPHNVLSAERLEMEHKQRMNNFRGAESGGRAAGDGDDDLDFDPFKETQKAFAELMETEMMQNAVSSGDNMDRVRRSRLAPPGFSHMNSFGLGVPRQQTHHQGYNSNNAMFSDWTQMDPAIMSTSVNFGKSVQSQLLLLQRRAHAAAAGTVRALQPAGRRRRQAAGAAVGRASAGAGAAAAG
- the LOC115443814 gene encoding putative uncharacterized protein DDB_G0293878 isoform X2, translating into MSVLNQSGEEQVECPLCMEPLEVDDLHFYPCTCGYQICRFCWNRIREGENGLCPACRKAYPENPADFIPLSQEQVAAIKTEKKAREQKRRNKTLESRRALANVRVVQNNLVFVVGLPVRLADPEILKRQEYFGKYGKIHKVVINQSTAYAGSQGPSASAYVTYVSPADALRAIQGVNNVTLDGRVLKGSLGTTKYCANFMKNQPCPKPDCMYLHELGDPKASFTKEEMHAGLHQVYERKLHNQLLAAQRDKPDDKHSNSSGNSSTNAEKSSSKDGNQTNFIPTTVVTSSHINIVNSKSKKECVNGSSGSGNSNGVGSGSSSSGSSSGKEAWPSLGSSPPSDSPARKQSSPKPHNSTVKSQENGTSESSSPTQLQTNTQQAQTKNSKDTHTESNKTKSNRDTNSTNGQTKKNKSDKSKQKSSNSISNDNNCEEIVDTYSGQTQSSSVFENDTQQNYLSNELDELESDRHSLLENHDLLDNSDHSLLDDDNTHNLLNDANNEVMMMQRHREMLAGLVDNNHLMPQMKSPILNGYGLLDRDMSYLANDRQISQINQGMMDQKELLLRERSQSEMLMRQNELLARQINVMVEPKHYMPSSSIGLESASELLGANFHPNPSMLPPFGMRVEGSLGLNMGGFVLHNQHNQHNQHSQHNQHVSQPQQQLVNGFDAPQSNSEGRYLAESMDKFFMDFHKAQQMRLQSRTGAGASAGAGAGADERRYLDHQPLPHNVLSAERLEMEHKQRMNNFRGAESGGRAAGDGDDDLDFDPFKETQKAFAELMETEMMQNAVSSGDNMDRVRRSRLAPPGFSHMNSFGLGVPRQQTHHQGYNSNNAMFSDWTQMDPAIMSTSVNFGKSVQSQLLLLQRRAHAAAAGTVRALQPAGRRRRQAAGAAVGRASAGAGAAAAG
- the LOC115443814 gene encoding putative uncharacterized protein DDB_G0293878 isoform X4 — protein: MSVLNQSGEEQVECPLCMEPLEVDDLHFYPCTCGYQICRFCWNRIREGENGLCPACRKAYPENPADFIPLSQEQVAAIKTEKKAREQKRRNKTLESRRALANVRVVQNNLVFVVGLPVRLADPEILKRQEYFGKYGKIHKVVINQSTAYAGSQRCPPPQGPSASAYVTYVSPADALRAIQGVNNVTLDGRVLKGSLGTTKYCANFMKNQPCPKPDCMYLHELGDPKASFTKEEMHAGLHQVYERKLHNQLLAAQRDKPDDKHSNSSGNSSTNAEKSSSKDGNQTNFIPTTVVTSSHINIVNSKSKKECVNGSSGSGNSNGVGSGSSSSGSSSGKEAWPSLGSSPPSDSPARKQSSPKPHNSTVKSQENGTSESSSPTQLQTNTQQAQTKNSKDTHTESNKTKSNRDTNSTNGQTKKNKSDKSKQKSSNSISNDNNCEEIVDTYSGQTQSSSVFENDTQQNYLSNELDELESDRHSLLENHDLLDNSDHSLLDDDNTHNLLNDANNEVMMMQRHREMLAGLVDNNHLMPQMKSPILNGYGLLDRDMSYLANDRQISQINQGMMDQKELLLRERSQSEMLMRQNELLARQINVMVEPKHYMPSSSIGLESASELLGANFHPNPSMLPPFGMRVEGSLGLNMGGFVLHNQHNQHNQHSQHNQHVSQPQQQLVNGFDAPQSNSEGRYLAESMDKFFMDFHKAQQMRLQSRTGAGASAGAGAGADERRYLDHQPLPHNVLSAERLEMEHKQRMNNFRGAESGGRAAGDGDDDLDFDPFKETQKAFAELMETEMMQNAVSSGDNMDRVRRSRLAPPGFSHMNSFGLGVPRQQTHHQDWTQMDPAIMSTSVNFGKSVQSQLLLLQRRAHAAAAGTVRALQPAGRRRRQAAGAAVGRASAGAGAAAAG
- the LOC115443814 gene encoding putative uncharacterized protein DDB_G0293878 isoform X3, encoding MSVLNQSGEEQVECPLCMEPLEVDDLHFYPCTCGYQICRFCWNRIREGENGLCPACRKAYPENPADFIPLSQEQVAAIKTEKKAREQKRRNKTLESRRALANVRVVQNNLVFVVGLPVRLADPEILKRQEYFGKYGKIHKVVINQSTAYAGSQRCPPPQGPSASAYVTYVSPADALRAIQGVNNVTLDGRVLKGSLGTTKYCANFMKNQPCPKPDCMYLHELGDPKASFTKEEMHAGLHQVYERKLHNQLLAAQRDKPDDKHSNSSGNSSTNAEKSSSKDGNQTNFIPTTVVTSSHINIVNSNSGSGNSNGVGSGSSSSGSSSGKEAWPSLGSSPPSDSPARKQSSPKPHNSTVKSQENGTSESSSPTQLQTNTQQAQTKNSKDTHTESNKTKSNRDTNSTNGQTKKNKSDKSKQKSSNSISNDNNCEEIVDTYSGQTQSSSVFENDTQQNYLSNELDELESDRHSLLENHDLLDNSDHSLLDDDNTHNLLNDANNEVMMMQRHREMLAGLVDNNHLMPQMKSPILNGYGLLDRDMSYLANDRQISQINQGMMDQKELLLRERSQSEMLMRQNELLARQINVMVEPKHYMPSSSIGLESASELLGANFHPNPSMLPPFGMRVEGSLGLNMGGFVLHNQHNQHNQHSQHNQHVSQPQQQLVNGFDAPQSNSEGRYLAESMDKFFMDFHKAQQMRLQSRTGAGASAGAGAGADERRYLDHQPLPHNVLSAERLEMEHKQRMNNFRGAESGGRAAGDGDDDLDFDPFKETQKAFAELMETEMMQNAVSSGDNMDRVRRSRLAPPGFSHMNSFGLGVPRQQTHHQGYNSNNAMFSDWTQMDPAIMSTSVNFGKSVQSQLLLLQRRAHAAAAGTVRALQPAGRRRRQAAGAAVGRASAGAGAAAAG